The stretch of DNA TAATTGTCTTCTTCCATGTTTAACTCGTTGCCTTCAATTTCGTGGGTATAGTTCGAaccctaaatttaatttttcttcgtGTGTATTGTTTGAAGGTCGTGTAGCAGAATGTCGAAGAGTTGTGTCAATTCGTCTCGCGTTTTTAATAGCTCGTGTGACATGAAAATTGTAGTGTTCTTTCACCTCTGTGTATTGTCTGGACAATAGAGAACCCATTAATGTACTGATTTTATCGTTGgttcaagtaaaaaaaaattggttcaaGTCATTGTGGTTCTAACTATTGTTGCACTGATTTTATGGTTTCTTATTGTAGTGAAGAAATTAGTGAAGAAATTGTAGTGGATGGTTAAGTAAAAGTGGGTCTATGTAATGTTCAATTTTTATCAATGAAGAGATCAAGTTCTGTTTATCAATTACTTGTTCTGCTGTTGTTGGCTGGTTGTTGTTGCTTCGTCTATCCACCCCTTTTGTTCTGTTTTGCTGCTGCTAGAAGCTTATGTGTTTTTCCCTGTTTTGTTGGATTGTTTCTGGCTCGTTATTGTTGTGTTAGGAGCCTTTTTGTGTGCTGTAAAGGATAACCTATGTATCCTGGTTTTTTTATTTCAGCAAAAAACCCTCACGTGACCTTGCTTATTCGGCttccaatttatttttcatttttaaaataaataatacacatttgttttaacaaattaaattaagacacgtgtatataatatccatgtcagcataattttggtcaaaatagttaAGAGGGGCCACAAATTGCAAAATGGGGTAAAAGTGAAGgactaaaatcaagcaattgaaactaGGGGGACCAAAATAGAGCAATTAGGAAActtgggggaccaaaactgtaTTTAAGCCAAAAACAAATAATCTTGATTGAAAGTGGCCATTGTTGACTACAGTCAAAAAGAGCTTATACAAgtttaataaaaagttaaatgtgtattaaaatgAATTATATCTCAAAGAAAAAGTAACTTATCTTTAATAGCAAGCAACTTTCCCATAATATTAGATAAAATGGaggataaaataaaatcattgtaggcccagtaaaaaaaaaatcaattgtagattttaattatataaataagggGGCACCATGCACcattagtttatatatatatatatatatatatatatatatatattattggatTACAAATGtagtaaatttaaaaaaaaaaaagtatttgtgGAGATGTCCCAAAACTATGATGGGGGAGGACCCATTACTACATCACTATTGATCATGTTGGTCCCTATATTCATCATTTTACTATATATGCAGAAAGTTCAATGATGTTATAATGCTACTAAAAGTTGGATACTTGCTTGCAATTTGAAATGAAGCAATAGATATGATGATTCATTTATgaatcaaataaataagataGAATGAAATGTAACACAATTCCATTATTCATTTGAGTTGTGTTTGGCAAGACTAACTTTTGAACTACTTATATTTATAAGTTCAAATGATCAAAATATCGAcctatttggtaaaaaaaaaatgttttcacTACTTTATAACTGtttttttactagtttataCCATTTTTTAGTTTGTAGTATTTTTTCTAAGCTATGTCAAATAGcttataatttatctttttatctcAATTTTATACTTATtctcttaattaaaaaaataaggagTTGAGTGGAGATATAGTGTCATAGTCTCTTGGTATTTCCGCTTGTTGTTTATACTTTAAGTGATATTTGAGCACTAATTCACTGATTCGACTTAATGGAGGAGTGACAGTAGATCCAAGAATAAGAGAGATGTTGCAAATGAGTTCAACTTGATGGGTCATGATTCAATCGGAATATAATGAATTATTGTATGGAGGCATCTGAACCTCACACTTTAGGGAAATATTGTTGGAATTTAAGTGTCTGGTTTGACTTAATGGCATAATGGGAGTGAATAACATAGAATGCTTCCTTGTATCACAAGTTTTCCTAGAGTCAAGAAGCGTGTTTTGTTGGTTGTTAACGATGGTgcaagtgtaccggtatgaataTCTGACGTGTGACTCATTGGCTCGATCTTGCTCTCTGTGCTCTATTAATCTCCCCAACAATCATTGTTCTAATTAAAGGAAAAAAGCTTAAATGCATATTTAAATATACATACTAGAGTACAATCTTTAAACTCTTAAACGAAAATTAAAGTGAATTCATTTTAAGAATTCAAATGATGAGAAAAGATaagcaaaattatattatagtgAGAAAGAAAGGTAAAGGAAAATGATGATAACTTGAGAACATGGTTGGACTTATTGAGTTTCACATGAATGCACGATCTCACCCAAAtgctattgcaaaagaattaaaGGAAAATGAGTGAGGGGGGGCCAAAAATCCAATGTGTTAGTGTTACAACAATAATCAATGTCATTACAATAACAATCATACTCTTTTGTAGGGACTTcccttatattctttttatagcatgaaaacaaaatcataaactaAGTAGAAACCAACCGTGCATTAATagttaatataaataaatatattccaAAATCTCAAAGATATGAAAGATCTTATTCTCTTACTTTACTTACAATTAAAACTATTTTGTACAAGATTAATATAATAGGTTAATTATAGTAATAGTGTATATTTTCTTGGAATTTGGCCCCAAaactagggatggcaatgggcgcccacgggtgcgggtttgagtgataccaaacccacacccgaaatcaacacccaaacccaaacccaaacccaaatctgttcgggtggcaaaaccacacccacgcccacacccattgggttcgggttttttacacccaaacccaaacccacaacacattttgtactactttgcaaatttaagcaaaacaaggtaaatttaagcaaaaacattggaatttaaacatattgtcaatcacttagcaaaaacataggtttaaaattacaagggaatttaaaattacaaaatagtctttcaagaaattaaattacaactaaaccaaaattaagttcttccaactttcaagcaaaattcaaacacaattttggtttgtggtttgtgaaaaacctaattttacttttacacttatatatatgtgggggtatttagataattttaacatgtttcgggtgggtgtatgagtttcgggtgtgggtttgagtgataccaaacccacacccatattttcgggtgtcacccaaacccaaacccaaacccagtcaattcgggtttcgcccgttaacttgggtttgggttcgggtgggtctcacgggtttgggtttttctgccatccctaCCCAAAACAAAATTGCTGACTCAGTTAAGTACAAAGGTAACAATAAAATTCTTCATGTCTACAAAGTAAAATAGTTGAAATGAATATTATAattcaataaaaacattttgtcaatacaaatataagaaaagaaatgcTTATTGtgaaaaaagaatatatagGAAATGTTTTTGTCCTAAAAATTTGTTTTCCTATATTGATCTTTTGCACATCTAGAGTGACTTTTTTTAATCTTCACATTTTATCTTCATTTATTTGGCATTGATGTAGCTGGCAAAATACGTGTCACTATCGCCACATGTATGATTAATATTGTGACGTGGACTCCAATTCACCTTCATCAATACCATAAGAGGTTGGTAATAGGAAGAGTTAAGGTTGAGAGAGATCGATGAGTGAACGAAATAAATGATATAAATGATTTTAGAGTTTGATTGAAACTCCTAATAaataaaggttttttttttttgccggGACTAAAAGCAAAAACCTCGTATTTgtataaaactaaatatattttccatcttGCACGCGTACACACACATGCACATTGAaatctatctatatctatatagcATAAAAGCAAAACTAGGTTATGGCTGTGTCCACCATATATAAATGATTGATTATGCATATTTAAGCCAAAGTTAGCAAGTAGTATCATAGTGAGAAAAACAATGGATACTATTTGGATTCTGTTAATGACACCAATTTTCTTGTGCAGTTTGATTCTTTGCATAAACAAACTTAGTCATAAGCTCAAATCAAAACACAGAAATCAGCTTCCACAAGGCACTCTTGGATGGCCTTTTATTGGTGAAACCATAGATTTTATTTCTTGTGCTTACACCGATCGTCCTGAGAGCTTCATGAACAAGCGACGCGCCATGTAAGTTCATCATCATACATCACTTCAGTTTAATTCAGTTTCATTCATAGCTAACTTTGTAAGAATCcattttgacacaaaaaaaaaaacatatgtaaGTTAGATTTCAAAGTGTGTTTGTTCATGAGGTGTCAACTCAGTCGTAAGAGTTTGACTTTATAACCTCAATCTCAGAGACAGTTGTAAAATGATCATTAGTTTCATCAGTACGAGGTTGTTTGTTTTTGACAAAGACTTATTGTGTTTTGTTGTAACTTATTGTAGGTATGGTAAGGTGTTCAAGTCACACATATTTGGAAGTGCTACTATTGTTTCAACAGATGCAGATGTGAACAAATTTATACTACAAAGTGATGCAAAAGTTTTTGTTCCTTCATATCCTAAGTCCTTGATGGAGTTAATGGGAGAGTCTTCTATTTTGCTCATCAATGGAACCTTACAAAGGAGAATACATGGACTTATTGGAGCTTTTTTCAAGTCTCAACAGTTAAAGGTTCAGATTACCAAAGATATGCAGAAGTATGTTCAAGAATCAATGGAAAATTGGAAAGAGGATCAACCTATATACATACAAGATGAAACAAAAAAGGTTACCTCTATTTCCTTCCCCTTTCTGTCTCTATAGGAGTTtgtgagtgtgtgtgtgtgagtttgtGTCTGTCTTTGTTTGCATCTCTCTCACACGTGTGTTGGTGTCAGAGTCAATCTTCAAAGTTTGAACTCTTATCTTTTACCTCTAATCTCATGGTTACTTCTTGAAAAGAGTTCCattcaacaaataaaacaaaagatgCATGCTCCTTCTCTTAAATATATTGCCATTACTGTTCCAAGCCCGTCTTTTGAAATCAGGGAAAATCTAATCACAAATTCAGTCAATTTGGATTTTCTACGTCAAAGTCTGGGTGAGTTCGAGCAAGTACCTGCGAGTACAGATTATATTGCATGCCTAATTTGGCAGCATCTTGTCCTATGTTCATATGAAAGCAACCGGTACAAAATCATGTGACAAATGTCTTTTTAACATTGAAGTTTTGATgtcaaatatggtgtcttttgatttttgtgtCTATTTTTGAAATAGATATAAACGTTGTAAATATCACATACAAAGTCTGTGTTTTGgttcatatgatatgataattATGAGATTCACAAttataatttactatttttccaAGATACtaataacatcaacaattaatcactttttttttgtccctAGATTGCATTTCATGTACTAGTGAAGGCATTGATTAGTTTGGAACCAGGTGAAGAAATGGAACttctaaaaaaacattttcaagaATTTATATCTGGCCTAATGTCTTTGCCAATTAACCTACCAGGAACAAAACTTTATCAATCTTTACAGGCAAGTAAACTTATGAGATTGCATTTTTTACCATATATAGTATGTTTGGCTTGGCAGAAATAATGACATTCACAGTTGGTTTCAGGCAAAAAAGAAAATGGTGAAATTAGTGAGAAAAAATATCCAAGCTAGAAGAAATAAAGACATCTTTGAAGTTCCAAAAGATGTAGTGGATGTGCTTCTTAATGATACAAGTGAGAAATTAACAGATGATTTAATAGCAGATAATATTATTGATATGATGATTCCTGGAGAGGATTCAGTTCCAGTTCTTATGACTCTAGCTACAAAGTACTTATCAGAATGCCCTGCTGCTTTGCAACAATTGACGGTACGTTATGCATGTACGTATGTATTCTTTAAATTGAGGGTttgagcctaactcaaccctacaaaatcgaATTGTAAGGCGAGGATTGTcttcacttataaacatatattcagacTATCTCGCAACcgaaccgatgtgagactcttaataCATGGCCTTAAAAATCTTTGAACTGATTTCTTAATTAGCTTTTGGTAACTGAACTTTGATGATTCACAGGAGGAAAATATAAAGATCAAGAAACTCAAAGATGAGATTGGGGAGCCTATGTGTTGGAGTGATTACTTATCATTGCCATTTACTCAAAAAGTAAGCCAAACATGGATCATTattaaacacaaacaaaaagtATGATCCATAATTTTAATCTGACTTATTATATGTTCTACTTAAACAGGTTATAACAGAAACTTTGAGAATGGGAAATATCATAAATGGTGTTATGAGAAAGGCCTTAAAAGATGTTGAAATAAAAGGGTACTTGATACCACAAGGATGGTGTGTGTTTGCAAATTTTAGATCAGTTCATCTAGATGAGAAAAACTATGAGTGCCCTTATCAATTCAATCCATGGAGGTGGCAAGTAAGCGATAAATCCTCTACTCTTTATATCTTGCTATAGTTTCTATTGATCTAGGTTGTGTGCCGTCACAACCTCGTGACTGCACGCAGTCAGCCACATTTGGACCGTCCAATTTCGATCTCAAATTTCAAGCTCggtattatatatttaataaaaaattcaaaacaggAATTGAAATTTAGACTGTTTTATCTTGATCAGACGGTTCATATGAGGCTGCACTTCTACAATCCAAATCCAGTTTCTTTTATGGTTCATTTGGATGTTATATGTTTACCTTAAGTGATGTATTGGATGATTTCAGGATAAGGACATGAACTGTAACAATTTCACTCCTTTTGGAGGGGGGCAAAGGCTATGTCCTGGCCTTGACTTGGCCAGGTTGGAAGCTTCTATCTTTCTACACCACCTTGTTACTCAGTTCAGGTAACAATCATTATATACTTAGTTCTAATGAGCGAGTGAAAGTAGCGGATCCACCACCCGGCCAGCCCAGACACTTAGTTTAGGGCATAACTAagatttttttgttcaaaagtaagatttttcagtgcaaaactgagatttttgtttaaaactgCAGACTTTATAAATCTTCTGGCTCCGCAGTGAACATGTTTATAGTCATTATTAAATGTTAGACATGTTAAGCTTAATGTTTCACACATGCAGATGGTATGCAAAAGAAGATACAATAGTGAACTTCCCTACAGTAAGAATGAAAAGAAGGATGCCTATCTTACTAAAGAGGGTGTAAACTTAAGCTGTTTTAGCCAGAAAGTATGAAGCCAATTCTACATACTGATACAGTGCACAAAGTATATGAAAAATACACAAGGCAAAATAAAAGAGGATAAATGGGGGGCCAAGAAAATTTGGCTAATGTAGACACACGTGTGAGGAGCTTCATTAGCTTTTTTTGTTCATTGTTTTGTCTTTGCACATAAAGACAATATAAAGTTTTGTCTTTTGATTTGAGGGACCCCATGAATTAGGTATTTACTTTTTTTCacctatttttcttttctctagTATGCAAGGAAAGTAAAAGTAGATTGTAAGAGACAACACTTTGTATTATCATTAGTGTGACACAAATAGTCATTTTATAATTGTTCTTGAGGCTAAAGACCGATTAATTCGaggggaccaatctcaccgtCTACTTGCGGGGGCTCCATTTAAAGCTAGAGTTTTTTACTTTGTATGGACTAGCCCATCGAAATTGGCATAatagagaatcgaacctgagacctaaAGAGGAGCAAACTCCAATGTCctaagccaacaccactagaccaacccaagtgagttACCTTGTTTGTTCTTTAATTTTCCTTTTTGTCTTTTACTTTCTTTGGGTGGTAAGGATTTAATAAGATGACTAAGTGAACTTGGAAAAATAGTATTTTGAGTTCAAGGGTCCCATAAATCAATGATATTCTTGGGACAAGTTGCTGAAGGTCCATTTTAAATATACATTTATTCATACTTTAGATATGGATGATTGAAATAGGAAACTCTTCCTTTCATCATGAATCTAACTGTATCTATCAGATTCTTGATCCTCCATTAACTCCAATTCTTTCTTCTACAAAGTTGTACTTTGAATGTAGCCCTTTGTTTTTTCTAAATACTTACTTTATTAAGGGGGAAAAAAGGTTTATTGGTCAAATAGAAAACTACACTacttataaattatgaatttttcaGTTCATTTAATCAGTAGTTGTTAACTGACATGGAATTTCATAGCCATGGCCTTAAATTTTCATGGCAATAATATTTTGAGATCAAGTTTATATAAGTAGGAGAGACTATCCATTATTTTTACCAAGGTATCAACATAAAAATGAAGCCTAATGAATTTCCAAACATTTGTATTGAAACCAATAACATTTCCTCATATGCATCATCATCTGCGCTGTCTACTTCGTGCATCTCAGCAACTTCTTTTTCAGCCTTTGTGCTCTCTGCATTTTCAGCCTTGGTGGTCTcaactaaatttttaatttataaatttttattaataaaattgtaCTATGTAGccctttatttttaccaaatacttaaaaaaaaaattggttagcATGATATTAGTAGTACGaatccgtaaaaaaaaaatattagtatgaAGTTTTTACTATTGTTAGCGACGACTAATCTCTGTCAGGGAATTTGTAGGGTACATAAGGTGGATTCTtccctcccaaccgaattttctccataccaTAAGCCAGAAATCGAACCTCTGATCACATGCTTAAGAGGACTACGACCCTTACCAATTGGACAATTCATTGTTCATTACTAAATACTTAATT from Trifolium pratense cultivar HEN17-A07 linkage group LG5, ARS_RC_1.1, whole genome shotgun sequence encodes:
- the LOC123883166 gene encoding 3-epi-6-deoxocathasterone 23-monooxygenase CYP90D1 codes for the protein MDTIWILLMTPIFLCSLILCINKLSHKLKSKHRNQLPQGTLGWPFIGETIDFISCAYTDRPESFMNKRRAMYGKVFKSHIFGSATIVSTDADVNKFILQSDAKVFVPSYPKSLMELMGESSILLINGTLQRRIHGLIGAFFKSQQLKVQITKDMQKYVQESMENWKEDQPIYIQDETKKIAFHVLVKALISLEPGEEMELLKKHFQEFISGLMSLPINLPGTKLYQSLQAKKKMVKLVRKNIQARRNKDIFEVPKDVVDVLLNDTSEKLTDDLIADNIIDMMIPGEDSVPVLMTLATKYLSECPAALQQLTEENIKIKKLKDEIGEPMCWSDYLSLPFTQKVITETLRMGNIINGVMRKALKDVEIKGYLIPQGWCVFANFRSVHLDEKNYECPYQFNPWRWQDKDMNCNNFTPFGGGQRLCPGLDLARLEASIFLHHLVTQFRWYAKEDTIVNFPTVRMKRRMPILLKRV